The Gemmatimonadota bacterium sequence TAATGGTCTGGTCCATGCCGGCCAGCTCCAGAGTGCCTCCGATTCGCAGCGTGTCGCCCATGGGCGTGACGGCCACACGGGATTCCGACAGCATGAAGGGCGTTTCCGGCCAGCCGGACGGTCGTCTCAGGGTAACGCTGTACCCCTTGGCCGGCTGAATGGGCAACTGAACTCCGGCGAGTTCACCGAGCGCGGCGGACCAGGAACCCGCCGTGAGCACCACCTCTCCCGCCGCGATATCTCCCCGGGTCGTGTGGGTAACCGTGATGCGTCCTTTTTCATTCGTGAAGCCCTTTACTTCCGCCTGGGTACGCACCGTCACACCGAGCCGCTCTACGTGGTCCGCCAACGACCGCACGAACTTGCCAGGCGTTAAATGGGCATCCTGCCTGAAGTGCAGGCCGCCCAACGCATTCAGCTCTAGCCCCGGTAGTGCCTCGGCCAGTCCATCCGGGGTAAGTGCGTCGATCTCCAGTCCGTAGGAAGAGAGAAGGTGCCGTTCCTCCTGCCCTTCCTCCAGGCCTTCCCGCGTCCGGTACACGGCCACCACACCCCGCTGATGGTAGTCGAAATCCACCCCGTCCAGACCGTTTAGTTCATCGAAGAGCGTAAGGCTGCGCAGGCTCAGGTCCCGGATCAATGGAATGGCCCTGCGCATCCGGCCTTCGCTACTCGCCCTCCAGAAGGCCCACAACCAGCGGACCAGCGATGGGTCCAGCCGCGGCTTGATGTAGAAGGGGCTGTCCGGCCTGAACATCCACTTCAGGCCCTGGGACACGACGCCCGGCGCCGCGAGCGGCACACTGTGGCTGGGCACGACGAGGCCCATGTTGCCGTGGGAAGCGCCGGACCCGATCTCCCCGCGATCCACGAGGGTGACTTCGTATCCCGCCTCACGCAGGTAGAATGCGGCACAGACACCGACCGCGCCGCCTCCGATGATCAATACGTCGGTCTTGTCCATGATAATATCGGATGGTCAAGGTGGCGGATGGCCAAGGCGGATCAGTGGCGGGCGATATACATTTCCGTGAAATTCACGGTCTGTATCGATATGATCGGCACCACGCGGCCGTCACGGTCCTGCTTGACGCCTCGGAGATAGGGTTTTCGCAGCTCCGTGATCACCGGGTGGAAGAGAAAGACGGCGCCCGCCTCCTCCGCCATGATGCGCTCGGCCCGGGCGTACAGGTCGTAGCGCACCGCGGGATCCATATGGGTATTGGCCCGGTCGAGCAGGTCGTCGAACTCCGCGTGCAGCCAGTCGTGGCGGGCATATCCCCTGGGCTGGGACCGCCAGAGGAGGCCGAGCATGTTGGACGGGTCGGGGTAGTCGTAGACGAAGACCAGCATGCCCATGGGGATCTGCCACTGAAAAAGGTTTTCGTTAAAAATGTTGCGCTGCTGGTACCTGATTTCGAGTTCGATACCGAGTGTCTCCCGGAGCATGGCCTGCACCGCTTCCCCCGCGATGCGGTTGATACCCGTATCGGCCACACGTAGCCACAGCTCCGTCTTCGGGAAGCCCCGACCTTCCGGATAGCCGGCTTCCGCCATCAGCCGCCGCGCCTCTTCAGGATCGTAGGTCTGGAACGCCTTGAACTGGTCCGCCGAATACCCCGGGAAGCCGGGCGGCAGCATGGAGTAGGCCGGAATGGCGAGGTCGTTGAGGACGGTCGTGCTGAGCGTGGATCGGTCGATGGCGCGCGCGATGGCCTGCCTTACCCGGGCGTCGTTGAAGGGTGGCTGCCGGGTCTGGAAGAACAGGTACCACGTGGTGAACTCCGGCATCCGGTGAATCTCCTGCGCAAGTTGTTCGTCCTGAAGCACCCGTTCGTAGTCGATGGGGTCCAGCCGATAGGCGTCGATTTCACCGTTCTCATAGGGCAGGGTGCCCGGACGCTGCGCACCGATGAACTTGACGATGATCTCCTCGAGCAGCGCCTTGTGCGGTCCGTTGTAGTTCGGATCCAGCGTGAACGTCATGTCGGATCCCGTGTTCCACTCAGCCAGCCGGTAGGTGAAATTGGACACGATGTGTTCCGGTTCCGTCCATTCCGCGCCGAATCGCTCCACCTGCCACCGCGGCACGGGCGACGACGTGATGAAGGAAACGATATAGGGCAGGTACGGACAGGGTCCCTCCGTCTCGATCTGGAAGGTCAGATCGTCCACCGCGCGGATGCCCACCTGCTCCACGTCCTGGAGTTCGCCCTGGTTGAAGGCTCGCCCGTTCTTGATCACGTAATAGAGAAAGGCGTAGATGTTCCCGCTGGCCGGATCCAGCATGCGGCGGAAGGAATACTCGAAGTCGTGGGCCGTAACGTCCCTGCCGTCGCTCCACCGCGCACCTTCCCGGAGATGGAAAGTCCATGTCCGGCCGTCCTCCGAAGACTCCCACCGGTCCGCCGCGGCAGGCACCAACTCGTTGTTCTCGTCCAGCAGCACCAGCCGCTCGAAGGCGAAGTACGTGCCGTCGGCCTCGTAGGCCGCCACGCTGATGTCCAGCGTAGACGGCTCGCGGAACATGTATCGGAACCGCTGCTGTTCCGGCGGGGCCGCGTCGTCCGGCAGCTGGCGGCCTATGGAATTGACCTGGGCCTGGCCGTCGGTCCGGGAGCCATTTTCGTCGCCGGCACAGCCGTTCAGACCGAGGACCGCCCAGGCCAGCAGTAAGCAGGCGGGAAGCGCCGGCCGCTGTGGGCAGCGTCGCCACTTGTTTCGAATGTACGTGTCCATTGCGGGAACCTCGTCCTTGAAACGTCAGCCGTTCTTCGGCAGGTGGTCCGTGTAGAATCGCACCCAGTTCCGGTACATGATCTTCTCGATATCGTCCCTGTCGTAGCCCCGGCCTTCGAGCATCGGGGCCAGCAACTGGTAATCCGCGATGGAATCGACTTCGCAGGGCGCTCCGTCAATGCCGCCCTGCCCGTCGGTATCGCCGCCGATCGCAGCATGATCGGCATTGCCGGCAAGCTGGCACACGTGATCGATATGATCGGCCACGTGGTTCAGCGAAATTTCCTCGCGCCGGAAGTGGTCCCGGCGGTTGTATCCGTCGGTGTTCGCCCAGTCGAGGGTGTACCACGGACAAAGCATCCAGGTGTCCATGGACGCGCCGATGACGCCGCCCCGTTCGATGACGATCCGGAGTTGCTCGTCGGAGAACTGGCGCTGGCCGGGAACGAGGGCGCGGCAGTTCTGGTGGCTGGCCAGCACCGGTCCCTCATACCGGTCCACGGCCTCGAAGAAACTATCGTCCGAAATGTGGGTGAGGTCGAGCAGCATGCCGCAGGCGGACATCTCCCGCAGCAGGTCTCCCGCAGGCGCGAACAGGCCGCCCTCCGAACCCGTGCCATGGGCATAGGTGCTCGGGCCGTAGTGGGTCAGGCTCACCACGCGGACACCGTATTCGAACCATTCGTGTACCTGGTCCGGCCAGAGGATGGGATCAGCGCCTTCCATGCCGAGGATGAATCCCACGGGCAGGCTGTGGGTATCCTCCGCTTTCTCCCAACCTTCCATATGACCGGCCAGGGCTTGCCCGTGCGTGAGTACGACGCCTTCCCCCTGTTCCGCCAGCATATGATAGTAGGCTACCTGGCCGCGGGCCGCCCCGTACACCGCCGCACTCCCGCGGAGACCCGACAGTATGCTGTTTTCCCGTTTTCGACGAACGCAGAACTTCATGAGCGCAGCCGCCACCCGGCCCCTCCGCATCTCGGGCAGGCATGCGAAGGCCACGTTGCCCGATTTTCCATCGGCCGCACGCACCTCGTCCAGCGGCAGCGTAAGGTCCCGGTTGAGCTCCTCGCCACTGTATGCCATGGGATAGTCGCCGTCAAAGATGAGCATGGGAAAACGATACCGGGCGGTCCGAGGGGTGTCAATACAATTCACCCCGGAATTCCGTTTTGAATCGTGCCGGCCGCCTGTCCTTGCGTTTGCTTCGTCAAGAACGTATAATAGGCGTCCGTGAAACTTGTTTCGTAGTCAATACGTCTTACCTGATAAGGCGTTTACGTTCACGTTGAACGTACCCACAAAGCTACGGATACCTTACCCTATGCGCGCATGTGTGCTGGTTGAACCGGGACGGATAGAAACCCGCGACGATGTCGATCTGCCGGTCGCGGGACCGACCGACGTGGTCGTGCGGGTGGAATCCGCCCTGACCTGCGGGACCGATCTCAAGGCATACCGGAGAGGTCATCACCTCATGCCGCCGCCGACCCTGTTCGGCCACGAGTTCTCGGGAGTAGTTTTCGACAAAGGGAATAAGGTGGACCGTTACGCCATCGGGCAGCCCGTCATGTCGGTACATACCGCGCCTTGTGGTACCTGCGTCTACTGCGTGAGATCGCTCCAGAACCTGTGCCCGTACCTGACGAAGACGATGGCCCTGGGCGCATACGCCGAGTACCTCAGGGTGCCCGGCGCGGTGGTCGACGTGAACATGTACCCAAAGCCCGATGACCTGGGCTATCGCGAGGCCGCCATGCTGGAGCCCCTGTCCTGCGTGACCTACTGCATCAGCCAGGCGCTGGCGACGCGGCCGGAAACCGCGGTCGTGATCGGCGCCGGCGCCATCGGGTTGCTGCATGTCATGGTGCTGAAGGAAATGGGGATCGGCCAGGTCATCGTTTCAGGGCGACACGAATACCGGCTCGAAACGGCGAAGGCGGTGGGGGCGGACCTCGTCATCGACAGCGACAGGGAGCATGCCACGGAAGCCGTGTTGGACGCCACCGGGGGCCACGGGTCGCCCATCGTCTTCGAGTGCACGGGATTGCCCGCGGTCTGGGAGGAAGCCGTGACCATGGTCAGCAGGGGCGGATGCGTCATCCTCTTCGGCGGATGCCCGGGCGGCACGACGGTCACTTACGATACGGCACGCCTGCACTACGACCAGATCACGCTCAAGGGCATCTTTCATTTCACGCCCGAGGCGGTCCGGAGCGCTTACGACCTGCTCGCGGACGGACGGCTCGACGTTACGCCCCTGATTACGGGAGACCGCACGCTGGAGGAAGTGCCGCAGACCTTCAGGACCTTCCGCGGAAAGGACACGCTGAAGTACGCGATCATTCCCTGATCCGGCGGGGGTAACTTCCATGAAAGCCGCAAAAGTCTACGATATCGACGATATCCGGATCGAGGAGATGGATACGCCGGCCATCACGGCGCGGGACGCACTGGTGAAGATGCGCAGTTGCGGGATCTGCAGCGGGGATGTCACGCCCTGGTACATCCGGCGAAAAGCGCCCATCGTCATCGGGCACGAGCCGACCGGTGTCGTGGAGGCCGTGGGCGACGAGGTCGAAGGGCTTTCCGTGGGAGACCGCGTTTTCATTCACCACCACGCGCCCTGCTACCGGTGCCGCCATTGCCGCCGCGGAAACTTCACCATGTGCGCCACCTGGAAGAAGACCCGGCTCGATCCCGGGGGCGCGGCCGAATACGTACGGGTCCCCGAGATCAACCTCCGCCACGACACCCTGGTCCTGCCTGATTCGGTTTCCTTCGACGACGGCGCGCTGATCGAGCCCGTAGCCTGCTCGGTAAAGGCGGTGGAACGGGCCCGTGTCCGCCCCGGCGACATCGTGCTCGTCATCGGACTGGGCTTGATGGGCGTCTTGAACGGAATCGTGGCCCGGCACTACGGCGCGAAGACGGTCATCGGGGCCGACAGGGTACCCTACCGGCTGAACAAGGCGCTCGAACTCGGCATGGACCACGTGGTGGACGTAGGGGAGCACGATCTCTCGGAGGCGGTGCGTGAATTTACGGACGGCGTGATGGCCGACGTGGTGATCGTCGGTCCCGGCAGCATCGCGGCAATGGAGACCGGACTGACCTGTGTGGGCAAGGGCGGGATCGTGCTGCTTTTCATGTCCTCGCCGGAGGAGGATGTGCTTGCCTTCAGGCCCTTTGACCTGTACTTTAATGACGTATCGATCGTATGCAGTTATTCCTGCGGTCCTCGCGATACCCGCATGGCGCTGGACCTTATCGAGGCCGGTGTGGTAACTTCCGACCAGGTCGTTACGCACCGCTTTCCTTTATCGGAGACACGGCGGGGCATGGAGGTCACCGCCGCCGCACAGGATTCCCTGAAAGTGTTGATTCACATCAACGAGTGAGCGCCGCGTCAACGCGTATTCCGGCCGGTTGGGCCCATCCGGTCCGTCGAGCCATTCCGGACCGTCCGGCCAAACCGGACCGTCCGTCCAGTCCACTAAGTAGAAGGAGGAGTAGAAATGTCTGACTATGATATCCGGGAGCAACTCCCCGGCAGCAATATACCCTATCTCAAGATCGCCATCGGCATCGTCGTGCTGCTGGTGTTGTACAACTCATACGCTGTAATTGGCGCCGGCGAGCGCGGCGTCGTGTTTAGCAAGTTCGGCGGCGTCCAGGACCGCGTCCTGTCCGAGGGCCTGCAGTTCAAGCTGCCCTTCATCGAAGATGTGATCCCCGTCGACGTCAAGATCAAGAAGTCGGAAACGGCCGCAACGGCCTCCACCAAGGATCTGCAGACCGTCTCATCCACGATCGCGCTGAACTATCACGTGGATCCGGGCGCGGTGAACACGGTGTACCAGGAAATCGGCATCTTCTTCAAGGAGCGGGTCATCGATCCGGCGGTGCAGGAAGCCGTCAAGGCCGTATCCGCCCAGTACACCGCGGAGGAACTGATCACGCGCCGCGCCGATGTCAAGGACGAGATCAAGGAGTCCCTCACGACTCGGCTGATTACCTTCAACATGATCGTGGACGAGTTCAACATCGTCGATTTCGCTTTTTCCCAGACCTTCAACCTGGCGATCGAGGCCAAGCAGACGGCCGAGCAACAGGCCCTGAAGGCCCAGCGCGACCTTGAACGCGTCCGGATCGAGGCCGAGCAGAAAGTAGCGCAAGCCCAGGCCGAAGCCGAGGCGCAGCGCCTGCAGCGCGCCACGATCACGCCGACCCTGCTGCAGTTGCGCGCGATCGAGAAGTGGGACGGCCACTTCCCCCAGGTCATCGGCCAGGCCATGCCCTTCATCGATCTGAAGACGCTGGGACCCCAGACCAGGTAGGTCGGCAGGGACGCGTCGACGCAGACTAGCGACTGGCCGCGCAGGCGTGCGACCTTTGAATACCGCTACATCAACGATCCCCGCAGGCGTAAAGGAGACAGGAGTTCTACATGATCGGTTTGAACAGTCCGGAGTTCACGCGAGCCGTCACCTCGCAGTGGGACGGCGAACGGGGTCCGGACGGGCGCCCCGTTGTGCCTGACAGCATCCTGAAACGGATGGAGAAAGTAACTATTGAGGAAGCGTGGGGCGTCATCGGAGGAAAGGGATATAACTACCAGTTCGCGGGGGACTGGCAGATCCTCCACCCCGATCGCACCCTGGTCGGCCGCGCGGTGACCGGCGTCTACGTGCCCACCCGCCCCGACCTGGAAACGGCCATCCAGGCCGACGGCGCTGAACATGGCTGCATAGGCGGCCAGAACTCCTGGGTGATCGATACGCTCGAACCCAACGACGTGATCGTCATCGACCTTTTCGGAAAGGTCAAGTTCGGCACCTTCGCCGGCGATAATCTCGGCAATTCCATCTATGCCAAGACCGGAACGGGCATGGTCATCGACGGAGGCATCCGGGACCTGCAGCGGCTCTACGAAATCCCTATGGTCTCTTACATCCGCGGGGTCGATCCCACGGCCATAGCGGACGTAACTCTCCTCGGCATCAACGTTCCGGTACGAATCGGCCTCGAAGCCACCTGCGTACCCGGGGACGTCGTCCTCGGCACGCGGGAAGGCGTCATCTTCATTCCGCCGCACCTGGCAGAACAGGTCGTCATCGAATCGGAAGAAACCAGGATGCGGGACGCCTGGGGCCACCAGCAGCTTCGCGACGGCACCTACACGCCCGGCGAGATCGACCGCGAATGGACCGCCGAAATGACGGCCGAATTCGAGGTCTGGCGGCAGCAGCAGACCGAGGACGACTCGTAGCGAAGCGCTATCGTTACGCCGGCAACGTCGCACAGGAAAGCTGGAATCACGGACATCGAATCCCGGACGGTCAGCATTCATATCTGTGTGTACACCGGCCGGGTATTTTGTGTTTGGCAACGATGGGTGGCGTTCTTATATTCGTTTAGAACGGTTCGTATTATTTCTTTCCATATTAAGCAAACTGCCCGATGGCCAGACCCTATTCACCCACCCTGCTCGGATACGTATTGCTGGGACTGCTGAACCAGCTTCCCCGGTCGGGCTACGACGTCCGCCTGGAGATGGAGTCGACGCCCATGGCTCATTTCAGTAGCAGTCCCGGATCGATCTACCCGGCGCTCCAGCTGCTGAAGAAAAACGGTTTTATCGACAGCGAGGTCTTCCATCGCTCCCGGTTGAAGCCGAGGGAAGTGTTTCACCTGACCGAGAAAGGCAAAAAGGCCTTAAACGCGTGGCTGCACAAGCGGCTCGCAGTATCCGATCTGAAGGACAATCTCTCGGAGTTGATGCTCAGGTTCCGGTTCATGGAAGGCATCTCAAGTGATCAGGAATCGCTACGGTTCCTAAAGGATTTCAGGCGCAAGGCCAAGACCTACGCCAGCATTCTCAAGTCACAGACCAGGACACAGGCCGATAGTTCGCTCCATTTCGCCTTCTCACTGCAGCGGGAGATCTCCATGATCCAGATGCATATCGAGTGGGCGGACCAGGCCATGACGGCTTTCGAAGCTTCGGAGCCGAACGGGTCCTAATGCGGCCCGGAACCCGGAAAGGCAAGTGAGATAAATGCGACCGAACAAGCTCAGGAGCATCCTGAACGAGGGCCGGCCCTCCCTGGCCACCCACATACACACGGTCTGGCCCTCCGTGGTCGAACTTGTGGGGCACACCGACCGGTACGACTACGTCGAGTTCGTGGGAGAATACGGTCCCTACGACCTCCATGACCTGGATAACCTGGGCCGCGCCGCCGAACTGCACGACCTCGGCCTGATGATCAAGGTCGACCAGGAGCCGAGAGGGTTCCTCGCGCAACGGGCCATCGGTTCCGGGTTCCAGAGCGTGCTCTTCGCAGACTGCCGGACCCCGGACGAATTCCGCGCCTGCGTGGACATCGTGCGCCCGGATACGCCCGAATCCCGGGGTACCTACGGCGTTGCGACACGAAGGTTCTCATACATGGGATACGGCGGCGGCCGGGAATACGTGGACGCCCTGGACGAGATCGTCGTGGCGGTCATGATCGAGAAGGGACCCGCGGTGGACCACCTGGACGAGATCCTGGAAATCGACGGGATCGACATGATCCAGTGGGGACCGGCCGACTATTCCATGAACGTGGGCAAGATCGGCCAGCGTGAAGCGGTAAAGTCCGTCGAACGCGTGGTCATCGACAAGTCCCTGGCCGCGGGCAGGAACCCCCGCGCCGAAATCAACACCGCGGACGAAGTCCGGTACTACCTCGATCTCGGCGTACGCCACTTCTGCATTGGCACGGACGTGCACGTGCTGCATGGCTACTGGCGGCGTGAAGGCGACGATATGCGCAAGGCGCTGGACGGGTCGTGACGGGCGACCATGACCACGTAGCACCGGCCGAGACCATGATGTCCCGCCCCAACATCCTCTTCGTATTCGACGATCAGCACCGGTACTCCGCCATGGGCACCAGCGGCAACCCCGTCGTGCAAACGCCGAACCTGGACCGGTTCGCGTCCGAGGGCGTGGTGCTGGACCAGGTGTTTTCCAGTTGCCCTATCTGCTCGCCCTACCGCGGCCAGCTTATGACTGGTCGATACTCGCACGTCAACGGCGTCATGGACAACGAGTACCTCCTTCGCCGTGACCAGGTCTTCCTGCCGGCCGTACTCGGAGATCATGACTACCGCACGGCCTACA is a genomic window containing:
- a CDS encoding 2,4-dihydroxyhept-2-ene-1,7-dioic acid aldolase, translated to MRPNKLRSILNEGRPSLATHIHTVWPSVVELVGHTDRYDYVEFVGEYGPYDLHDLDNLGRAAELHDLGLMIKVDQEPRGFLAQRAIGSGFQSVLFADCRTPDEFRACVDIVRPDTPESRGTYGVATRRFSYMGYGGGREYVDALDEIVVAVMIEKGPAVDHLDEILEIDGIDMIQWGPADYSMNVGKIGQREAVKSVERVVIDKSLAAGRNPRAEINTADEVRYYLDLGVRHFCIGTDVHVLHGYWRREGDDMRKALDGS
- a CDS encoding prohibitin family protein: MSDYDIREQLPGSNIPYLKIAIGIVVLLVLYNSYAVIGAGERGVVFSKFGGVQDRVLSEGLQFKLPFIEDVIPVDVKIKKSETAATASTKDLQTVSSTIALNYHVDPGAVNTVYQEIGIFFKERVIDPAVQEAVKAVSAQYTAEELITRRADVKDEIKESLTTRLITFNMIVDEFNIVDFAFSQTFNLAIEAKQTAEQQALKAQRDLERVRIEAEQKVAQAQAEAEAQRLQRATITPTLLQLRAIEKWDGHFPQVIGQAMPFIDLKTLGPQTR
- a CDS encoding peptide ABC transporter substrate-binding protein, translating into MDTYIRNKWRRCPQRPALPACLLLAWAVLGLNGCAGDENGSRTDGQAQVNSIGRQLPDDAAPPEQQRFRYMFREPSTLDISVAAYEADGTYFAFERLVLLDENNELVPAAADRWESSEDGRTWTFHLREGARWSDGRDVTAHDFEYSFRRMLDPASGNIYAFLYYVIKNGRAFNQGELQDVEQVGIRAVDDLTFQIETEGPCPYLPYIVSFITSSPVPRWQVERFGAEWTEPEHIVSNFTYRLAEWNTGSDMTFTLDPNYNGPHKALLEEIIVKFIGAQRPGTLPYENGEIDAYRLDPIDYERVLQDEQLAQEIHRMPEFTTWYLFFQTRQPPFNDARVRQAIARAIDRSTLSTTVLNDLAIPAYSMLPPGFPGYSADQFKAFQTYDPEEARRLMAEAGYPEGRGFPKTELWLRVADTGINRIAGEAVQAMLRETLGIELEIRYQQRNIFNENLFQWQIPMGMLVFVYDYPDPSNMLGLLWRSQPRGYARHDWLHAEFDDLLDRANTHMDPAVRYDLYARAERIMAEEAGAVFLFHPVITELRKPYLRGVKQDRDGRVVPIISIQTVNFTEMYIARH
- a CDS encoding alcohol dehydrogenase catalytic domain-containing protein, whose amino-acid sequence is MKAAKVYDIDDIRIEEMDTPAITARDALVKMRSCGICSGDVTPWYIRRKAPIVIGHEPTGVVEAVGDEVEGLSVGDRVFIHHHAPCYRCRHCRRGNFTMCATWKKTRLDPGGAAEYVRVPEINLRHDTLVLPDSVSFDDGALIEPVACSVKAVERARVRPGDIVLVIGLGLMGVLNGIVARHYGAKTVIGADRVPYRLNKALELGMDHVVDVGEHDLSEAVREFTDGVMADVVIVGPGSIAAMETGLTCVGKGGIVLLFMSSPEEDVLAFRPFDLYFNDVSIVCSYSCGPRDTRMALDLIEAGVVTSDQVVTHRFPLSETRRGMEVTAAAQDSLKVLIHINE
- a CDS encoding peptidase M19 codes for the protein MLIFDGDYPMAYSGEELNRDLTLPLDEVRAADGKSGNVAFACLPEMRRGRVAAALMKFCVRRKRENSILSGLRGSAAVYGAARGQVAYYHMLAEQGEGVVLTHGQALAGHMEGWEKAEDTHSLPVGFILGMEGADPILWPDQVHEWFEYGVRVVSLTHYGPSTYAHGTGSEGGLFAPAGDLLREMSACGMLLDLTHISDDSFFEAVDRYEGPVLASHQNCRALVPGQRQFSDEQLRIVIERGGVIGASMDTWMLCPWYTLDWANTDGYNRRDHFRREEISLNHVADHIDHVCQLAGNADHAAIGGDTDGQGGIDGAPCEVDSIADYQLLAPMLEGRGYDRDDIEKIMYRNWVRFYTDHLPKNG
- a CDS encoding FAD-dependent oxidoreductase — its product is MDKTDVLIIGGGAVGVCAAFYLREAGYEVTLVDRGEIGSGASHGNMGLVVPSHSVPLAAPGVVSQGLKWMFRPDSPFYIKPRLDPSLVRWLWAFWRASSEGRMRRAIPLIRDLSLRSLTLFDELNGLDGVDFDYHQRGVVAVYRTREGLEEGQEERHLLSSYGLEIDALTPDGLAEALPGLELNALGGLHFRQDAHLTPGKFVRSLADHVERLGVTVRTQAEVKGFTNEKGRITVTHTTRGDIAAGEVVLTAGSWSAALGELAGVQLPIQPAKGYSVTLRRPSGWPETPFMLSESRVAVTPMGDTLRIGGTLELAGMDQTINQRRVAAILNAVPRYLPDFDIGSYEILETWCGLRPCTPDGLPFLGRVPDFSNLAVAAGHAMIGVSLGPVTGKLVRRIIVGERADEQADSDLDVDLDLLAVDRFAD
- a CDS encoding zinc-binding dehydrogenase, whose protein sequence is MRACVLVEPGRIETRDDVDLPVAGPTDVVVRVESALTCGTDLKAYRRGHHLMPPPTLFGHEFSGVVFDKGNKVDRYAIGQPVMSVHTAPCGTCVYCVRSLQNLCPYLTKTMALGAYAEYLRVPGAVVDVNMYPKPDDLGYREAAMLEPLSCVTYCISQALATRPETAVVIGAGAIGLLHVMVLKEMGIGQVIVSGRHEYRLETAKAVGADLVIDSDREHATEAVLDATGGHGSPIVFECTGLPAVWEEAVTMVSRGGCVILFGGCPGGTTVTYDTARLHYDQITLKGIFHFTPEAVRSAYDLLADGRLDVTPLITGDRTLEEVPQTFRTFRGKDTLKYAIIP
- a CDS encoding RraA family protein, coding for MIGLNSPEFTRAVTSQWDGERGPDGRPVVPDSILKRMEKVTIEEAWGVIGGKGYNYQFAGDWQILHPDRTLVGRAVTGVYVPTRPDLETAIQADGAEHGCIGGQNSWVIDTLEPNDVIVIDLFGKVKFGTFAGDNLGNSIYAKTGTGMVIDGGIRDLQRLYEIPMVSYIRGVDPTAIADVTLLGINVPVRIGLEATCVPGDVVLGTREGVIFIPPHLAEQVVIESEETRMRDAWGHQQLRDGTYTPGEIDREWTAEMTAEFEVWRQQQTEDDS